In one Propionispora hippei DSM 15287 genomic region, the following are encoded:
- the hemB gene encoding porphobilinogen synthase has product MTTPFIRPRRLRVSVGIRKLVRETELQAGDFVYPLFVVPGDNLEEEIGSMPGVYHYSSDKAVVVAREAYELGIPAVLVFGLPAYKDEQGSSAWDDASPVQEAVRRIKAALPELTVITDVCLCQYTSHGHCGHLAGQTVDNDSTLELLAKTALSHARAGADMVAPSDMMDGRVLAIREALDQQGYTDVSIMSYAVKYASAFYGPFRDAADSAPQTGDRKSYQMDPANAREALREAALDVEEGADILMVKPALVYLDIVRQVKDNFDLPVAVYNVSGEYAMVKAAAANGWVDERRIVLETLLSMKRSGADIIITYHALDAARWLREEA; this is encoded by the coding sequence ATGACTACACCGTTTATTCGTCCCCGGCGTCTAAGAGTTTCGGTGGGGATCAGAAAATTGGTCAGAGAAACCGAGCTGCAAGCAGGCGATTTTGTCTATCCCCTGTTTGTGGTGCCGGGGGATAATCTGGAAGAAGAAATTGGTTCCATGCCGGGAGTATACCATTATTCCTCGGATAAAGCGGTGGTTGTGGCCCGGGAGGCCTATGAGCTGGGAATTCCGGCCGTGCTGGTGTTCGGATTGCCTGCCTATAAGGACGAGCAGGGGTCCAGCGCCTGGGATGACGCCAGTCCCGTGCAGGAGGCAGTGCGCCGGATTAAAGCAGCCTTGCCGGAGCTTACGGTGATTACCGACGTCTGTTTGTGCCAATATACCAGTCACGGTCATTGCGGCCATCTGGCAGGACAGACGGTGGATAACGACAGCACCCTGGAACTGCTGGCGAAAACCGCGCTGAGTCATGCGCGGGCCGGAGCCGATATGGTGGCCCCGTCGGATATGATGGACGGCCGGGTACTGGCCATCCGTGAGGCACTCGATCAGCAAGGGTACACCGATGTCTCTATCATGTCCTATGCCGTCAAATATGCCTCGGCTTTTTACGGCCCCTTCCGCGATGCCGCCGATTCGGCGCCGCAGACCGGTGACCGCAAAAGTTATCAGATGGATCCCGCCAATGCCCGTGAAGCGCTGCGCGAGGCGGCGCTGGATGTGGAGGAAGGCGCCGATATTCTGATGGTTAAACCGGCTCTCGTCTATTTGGATATTGTCCGGCAGGTGAAGGATAATTTTGACCTGCCTGTGGCTGTATATAATGTGAGCGGCGAATACGCGATGGTCAAGGCGGCTGCTGCCAACGGCTGGGTCGATGAACGGCGGATTGTGCTGGAAACGCTGCTAAGTATGAAACGGAGCGGCGCCGATATCATTATTACCTACCATGCGCTGGATGCGGCCCGGTGGCTGCGCGAAGAAGCTTAG
- the hemL gene encoding glutamate-1-semialdehyde 2,1-aminomutase, translating to MGYQFVKSAAAFAEAKEYIPGGVNSPVRSFRGVGGTPPFIARAAGSRLYDIDGNEYIDYVGSWGPMILGHAHPAVTAALQKAVLQGTSYGAPTLLETELAQLIRLAFPSMELVRMVNSGTEATMSVLRLARAYTKRSRIVKFVGCYHGHHDSLLVKAGSGAATLGVPDSPGVPASVAGGTISVPYNDADTLAQVFAQYGEDIAAVIIEPVAGNMGLVPPCEGYLQKVRDITSSYGALLIFDEVMCGFRVAYGGAQALFGIKPDLTCLGKVIGGGLPVGAYGGRRDIMEHIAPAGPVYQAGTLSGNPLAMSAGIATLRTLTADPDMYRKLTGKTAALAVGLRNQAERYGLSLQFHQLGSMFGLFFTDQPVYDYDSATTADTEAFAVYFHTMLENGIYLAPSQFEAGFMSAAHSEADIAATIAASAKAFAKVAERNRTK from the coding sequence ATGGGATATCAGTTTGTGAAATCAGCGGCAGCTTTTGCTGAAGCAAAAGAATATATTCCGGGCGGTGTCAACAGTCCGGTGCGGTCTTTTCGCGGGGTGGGCGGTACGCCGCCGTTCATCGCCCGGGCGGCCGGCAGCCGTCTCTATGATATAGACGGCAATGAATATATCGATTATGTCGGTTCCTGGGGACCGATGATTCTGGGCCATGCCCATCCGGCTGTGACCGCGGCGCTGCAGAAGGCTGTATTGCAGGGGACCAGCTATGGGGCGCCGACCTTGCTGGAGACAGAACTGGCTCAGTTGATTCGCCTTGCCTTTCCGTCGATGGAGCTGGTTCGGATGGTAAATTCGGGCACTGAGGCGACCATGAGTGTTTTACGACTGGCCCGGGCTTATACCAAGCGGAGCCGGATCGTGAAGTTTGTCGGCTGCTACCATGGACACCATGACAGCCTGTTGGTCAAAGCCGGCTCCGGTGCCGCCACACTGGGCGTGCCTGACAGTCCTGGCGTGCCGGCCAGCGTGGCCGGCGGCACCATCAGTGTTCCCTATAATGATGCCGATACGCTGGCTCAGGTGTTTGCCCAATACGGAGAAGATATCGCTGCCGTGATTATTGAACCGGTGGCCGGTAATATGGGACTGGTGCCGCCCTGTGAAGGCTACCTGCAGAAGGTCCGGGATATTACCAGCTCCTATGGCGCCTTGTTGATCTTTGACGAAGTCATGTGCGGTTTCCGTGTCGCTTACGGCGGTGCGCAGGCCTTGTTCGGCATTAAGCCCGACCTGACCTGCCTGGGCAAAGTAATCGGCGGTGGCTTGCCAGTGGGCGCCTATGGCGGCCGCCGGGATATTATGGAGCATATTGCGCCGGCCGGTCCGGTATACCAGGCGGGGACACTGAGCGGCAATCCGCTGGCCATGTCGGCGGGGATTGCCACGCTGCGGACGTTGACCGCCGACCCGGACATGTACCGCAAGCTGACCGGAAAAACAGCCGCCTTGGCAGTCGGATTGCGCAATCAGGCGGAAAGATACGGCCTTTCCCTGCAGTTTCATCAGCTTGGCTCCATGTTCGGCCTATTCTTTACCGATCAACCGGTATACGATTATGACAGTGCCACTACGGCTGATACGGAAGCTTTTGCTGTCTATTTTCATACCATGCTGGAAAATGGCATCTACCTGGCTCCTTCCCAGTTTGAGGCAGGGTTCATGTCGGCCGCCCATAGCGAAGCAGACATTGCCGCCACCATTGCCGCCAGTGCCAAGGCGTTTGCCAAAGTGGCCGAACGCAACCGAACCAAATAA
- a CDS encoding ABC transporter ATP-binding protein/permease: MRIEKLATLKNAWKLAKGYWVSEERWRARGLLAAIVALNLGIVYINVLINAWRNTFYNVLNERNKDGFISALGDFSLLAGIFIVIAGYQLYLRMMLTIRWRKWLTKQYLGDWLSNQTFYRMKLVDRENTDNPDQRISEDINLFVSHALTLSLGLLREGVTLVSFIVILWHMSGTLEIPLGQTVFVVSGYLVWAAIAYAGLGTWLTVKLGKPLVSLNFIQQRYEADFRFSLMRLRENSESVALYKGQQEEEKNFIARFQQVFGNYWKLMNLNKRLTWFTAGYGQLSIIFGILVAAPRYFANKISLGEMFQIADAYGTVQSSLSFFIDSFTQLAEWKAVIDRLGQFSTNMEKVQTLRNEVAEPEIRRQAQLELAVEELDVLRPDGHRLLADFSLRLLPGESLLVSGPSGCGKSTLLRALAGIWPFGRGTITFPADKQAFFLPQKSYIPIATLRQAIGYPGLTRPVEDDQLRLVLEECRLSFLAGRLDDMEDWAQVLSLGEQQRLAFARVLLQQPDILILDEATTALDEPTEQQLYRLLKERLPQAILISVGHRSTLFQYHQTKLELDGRGGWTILPVGA; this comes from the coding sequence ATGAGAATAGAAAAGCTTGCCACCTTAAAAAACGCCTGGAAGCTGGCCAAAGGTTACTGGGTATCGGAGGAACGCTGGCGGGCCAGAGGGCTGCTGGCCGCAATTGTGGCACTCAATCTGGGGATTGTTTATATCAATGTCTTAATCAACGCGTGGCGCAACACATTTTACAATGTATTAAACGAGCGCAACAAGGATGGTTTTATCAGCGCTCTGGGCGACTTTAGCCTGCTGGCCGGTATCTTTATTGTCATTGCCGGTTATCAGCTTTACCTGCGGATGATGCTGACCATTCGCTGGCGCAAATGGCTGACCAAGCAGTACCTGGGCGACTGGCTGTCCAATCAGACCTTCTACCGGATGAAGCTGGTGGACCGTGAGAATACCGATAACCCTGACCAGCGGATCAGTGAAGATATTAATCTTTTTGTTTCCCATGCGTTGACGTTGTCGCTCGGACTGCTGCGAGAAGGGGTAACACTGGTTTCCTTCATTGTCATTTTGTGGCACATGTCGGGAACGTTGGAAATTCCGCTGGGACAGACGGTATTCGTGGTCAGCGGTTATCTGGTGTGGGCCGCCATTGCCTACGCCGGCCTGGGAACCTGGCTTACCGTAAAGCTGGGCAAACCGCTGGTCAGCCTTAATTTCATTCAGCAGCGTTATGAGGCTGATTTTCGTTTCAGCCTGATGCGGTTGCGGGAAAACAGCGAAAGCGTGGCCTTGTATAAAGGCCAGCAAGAAGAGGAGAAGAACTTTATAGCCAGGTTCCAGCAAGTGTTCGGAAACTACTGGAAACTCATGAACCTCAATAAGCGGCTGACCTGGTTTACCGCCGGTTATGGACAGCTTTCGATCATCTTCGGCATTTTGGTGGCCGCGCCGCGCTATTTTGCCAATAAGATCAGCCTGGGTGAAATGTTTCAGATTGCCGATGCCTATGGGACGGTGCAATCGTCGCTTTCCTTCTTTATTGACAGTTTTACCCAGCTTGCCGAGTGGAAGGCGGTTATCGACCGGTTGGGGCAATTTTCGACCAATATGGAGAAAGTGCAAACCCTGCGCAATGAGGTGGCCGAACCGGAAATCCGCCGTCAGGCCCAGCTGGAACTGGCTGTGGAAGAGCTGGACGTACTGCGGCCGGACGGGCATCGTCTGTTAGCCGACTTTAGCCTGCGCTTATTGCCGGGAGAATCGCTGTTGGTGAGCGGCCCTTCGGGCTGCGGCAAGAGTACTCTGCTGCGCGCTCTGGCCGGGATCTGGCCGTTTGGCCGGGGCACGATTACCTTCCCGGCGGACAAACAGGCTTTCTTTTTACCGCAGAAGTCTTATATTCCGATCGCCACACTGCGCCAGGCGATCGGTTATCCGGGACTGACCCGCCCGGTGGAGGATGACCAGCTCCGGCTGGTTCTGGAGGAGTGCCGCCTGTCATTTTTGGCGGGGCGCCTGGACGACATGGAGGACTGGGCTCAGGTGCTGTCGCTGGGCGAACAGCAGCGGCTGGCTTTCGCCAGGGTGCTGCTGCAGCAGCCGGATATTCTTATCCTGGATGAGGCAACTACCGCGCTGGATGAACCGACCGAGCAGCAGTTGTACCGCCTGCTCAAAGAGCGGCTGCCGCAGGCCATCTTAATCAGTGTCGGTCATCGCAGCACCCTGTTCCAATATCACCAAACCAAGCTGGAACTGGATGGCCGGGGCGGCTGGACGATACTGCCGGTGGGGGCATAG
- a CDS encoding cysteine hydrolase family protein: MKAALIVIDIQKAFFKRSPETARSLEEAIMVANEAIALFRSRQLPVICVQHHNEASGVVPGADGFLLPEHLNIRPDDPHFVKTYGNAFTKTGLAGELAALGVDTVILTGYCAEFCVLSTYRGALDLDLTPILLRGAIASRNPQNIPFVENVNELISLGALKRLL, from the coding sequence ATGAAAGCGGCGCTCATCGTGATTGATATTCAAAAAGCGTTTTTCAAAAGAAGTCCCGAAACGGCCAGATCGCTCGAGGAGGCCATTATGGTCGCCAATGAGGCAATTGCCCTGTTCCGGTCCCGGCAGTTGCCGGTTATCTGTGTGCAGCATCACAATGAAGCCAGCGGGGTGGTGCCCGGTGCCGATGGATTTCTTCTGCCGGAGCATCTGAACATCCGGCCCGATGATCCCCATTTTGTCAAGACCTACGGCAATGCCTTTACCAAGACCGGTCTGGCCGGTGAGCTTGCCGCCCTGGGCGTGGACACGGTGATTCTGACCGGTTATTGTGCCGAGTTTTGCGTGTTGTCCACCTATCGCGGCGCCTTGGATCTTGATCTGACGCCTATTTTGCTGCGGGGGGCGATTGCCAGCCGGAATCCACAGAATATTCCCTTCGTGGAAAACGTCAACGAGCTTATTTCGTTAGGCGCCTTGAAAAGGCTGCTGTGA